In Fibrobacter sp. UWR4, the sequence AAACCACTCCTACCCACTATAAAACAATCAGCCGCATGGAGCATATCCTGTTCCATGCGGCTTGTATGCCCAGGTAGCTCAGTGGTAGAGCACTTCCTTGGTAAGGAAGAGGTCTCGGGTCCGACTCCCGATCTGGGCTCTCACTAAATTGGAGATAGAATCATGGCAAAAGAACATTTTGACAGAAGCAAGCCGCACTGCAACATCGGCACCATCGGCCACGTTGACCACGGTAAGACCACTCTGACCGCTGCAATCTGCACCACCCTCGCCGCTAAGGGCCTGGCTGCTGCAAAGCGTTTCGACGA encodes:
- a CDS encoding GTP-binding protein gives rise to the protein MAKEHFDRSKPHCNIGTIGHVDHGKTTLTAAICTTLAAKGLAAAKRFD